One genomic region from Sciurus carolinensis chromosome 2, mSciCar1.2, whole genome shotgun sequence encodes:
- the LOC124976269 gene encoding gametogenetin-like: protein MLPLWGPLLCWALLPHAQGKVHGPLFLRVSKNQLQTDISGLFAEHQILSRVVRMPVTAAPGEGVAVLDHLPFVSKGLSKKSGGLALSLAGDLLSGKSLPLQAGRLVIEDAKGPEVSLQILSDSLLQVTLRCKLYLSLQGVLWLRVIKNIRVGVRLEQTGNSTGVAVEECHTPPGSLGLRILERTDSLLANRPLELVAGVLDHSLPFLLQQIVSVPPASALLSSLLEGLLDSVLPPSTSGPDDFQYYVTTTEFTEDAILMRVQLVTPCGPGQRTPRPEYLPPEPLPRLAPGSVADLVFWLELYNDILSCLYVSQEVHVAPQDPAAADLVLLLSLGELEARPTASNRSRGSVGLTISTPDPPTIRLDGHTAAAVQRGSLVLRGPSSTALASVSWKLLSKAAFSWRNQELKLQLLPSRAEVTLGPQPTVLKEQEEWLKALLSRLLQRRLLPHHNGLQSKGAGGGASACQTETWWPGKALARAMTPVSEKGPPGGRGGQPGKPREAARGCRERGEPARASLKRARRAGQGQSPGDVWRADRKQRPGRSGGASARSEGRGRPRRPPLPPTPPPGEDSRPAAHAPPLGRVGWRAAAGPAGPRARWTGQTAMAETEVPRAGCSRTEARPGPPALRALGGVGSLSGAGRLPLLAFGEQRFRPSPSVEAGETPGRGAAPGAAPAQRAQGPPPAPRGGHARRSRSQFLTVPRPGLGPGQSRTRDWPAGLLGPPDGWRWGGRASACPTHPSACPTHPSAAPRTPPPAPRTPPLPHAPLRLPHAPLRCPTHPSAAPRTPPPAPRTPPLPLAEQLRGHGLPLPSISGISFDQARGDLSQDYLLLTVPE from the exons ATGCTGCCGCTCTGGGGGCCACTGCTGTGCTGGGCACTGCTGCCCCATGCCCAGGGGAAGGTCCACGGGCCGCTCTTCCTGCGGGTCTCCAAGAATCAGCTGCAAACAG ACATCTCAGGCCTGTTTGCAGAGCACCAGATCCTGAGCCGCGTAGTCAGGATGCCGGTGACGGCGGCCCCCGGTGAAGGGGTGGCTGTCCTGGACCACCTGCCCTTTGTCAGCAAAGGCCTGTCCAAGAAGAGCGGTGGGCTGGCCCTGTCGCTGGCCGGGGACCTGCTCTCGGGGAAGAGCCTCCCGCTGCAGGCGGGCCG GTTGGTCATAGAAGATGCCAAGGGACCCGAGGTCTCCCTGCAGATCCTGAGCGACAGCCTCCTGCAGGTCACGTTGCGCTGCAAGCTGTACCTCTCGCTCCAGGG GGTCCTGTGGCTCAGAGTCATCAAGAACATTCGCGTCGGAGTGCGGCTGGAGCAGACGGGGAACTCCACCGGGGTGGCCGTAGAGGAGTGCCACACCCCGCCAGGGAGCCTGGGCCTACGGATCCTGGAG AGGACAGACTCCCTCCTGGCGAACAGACCTCTGGAGTTGGTGGCCGGGGTCCTGGACCACTCCTTGCCCTTCCTCCTGCAGCAGATAGTGA GTGTGCCCCCGGCCTCGGCCCTGCTCAGCTCCCTGCTGGAAGGCCTGCTGGACTCCGTCCTCC CCCCGTCCACCTCGGGCCCAGACGACTTCCAGTACTACGTCACCACCACCGAGTTCACGGAGGATGCCATCCTGATGAGAGTCCAG CTTGTGACCCCCTGTGGCCCAGGCCAGAGGACCCCAAGGCCTGAGTACCTGCCCCCGGAACCCCTCCCGAGATTAGCCCCCGGCAGCGTGGCAGACCTGGTCTTTTGGCTGGAACTCTACAATGACATCCTGTCCTGCCTCTACGTGAGCCAGGAAGTTCACGTGGCCCCCCAGGACCCCGCG GCTGCTGACCTCGTCCTGCTGCTGTCGCTGGGGGAGCTGGAGGCCCGGCCCACG GCTTCTAACCGGTCCAGAGGGAGCGTGGGACTGACCATCAGCACTCCGGATCCTCCCACCATCCGCCTGGATGGCCACACAGCCGCGGCCGTCCAGCGGGGCTCCCTGGTGCTGCGGGGGCCCAGCAGCACGGCCCTGGCCTCCGTCTCCTGG AAACTCCTTTCGAAGGCTGCATTTTCCTGGAGAAATCAGGAATTAAAACTCCAGCTTCTTCCCAGCAG GGCCGAGGTCACCCTGGGCCCTCAGCCCACTGTTCTCAAGGAGCAG GAGGAGTGGCTGAAGGCTCTTCTCTCCCGGCTTCTGCAGAGGAGGCTCCTGCCCCATCACAACG GACTGCAGAGTAAAGGAGCAGGTGGAGGCGCCAGTGCCTGCCAGACTGAGACCTGGTGGCCAGGGAAGGCTCTGGCCCGAGCGATGACACCTGTATCTGAGAAGGGGCCGCCTGGGGGCCGCGGAGGGCAGCCAGGGAAGCCCAGGGAGGCAGCCAGAGGGTGCAGGGAACGGGGTGAGCCCGCGAGAGCTTCTCTGAAGCGTGCCCGccgggcagggcagggccagagCCCCGGGGACGTCTGGAGGGCTGACCGCAAGCAGCGCCCAGGGCGGAGCGGCGGGGCCTCGGCAAGGTCTGAGGGCAGAGGGAGGCCACGGCGGCCTCCGCTGCCTCCCACCCCGCCGCCTGGTGAGGACAGTCGGCCAGCGGCACACGCGCCTCCCCTGGGCCGGGTGGGCTGGAGAGCGGCAGCGGGGCCAGCGGGGCCTCGAGCTCGATGGACTGGCCAAACCGCCATGGCGGAGACTGAAGTCCCGCGTGCGGGCTGCTCGCGAACCGAAGCCCGCCCGGGGCCGCCTGCCCTCCGCGCTCTGGGCGGCGTCGGATCCCTGTCTGGGGCTGGCCGCCTGCCGCTCCTGGCCTTTGGGGAGCAGCGTTTTCGGCCATCCCCGTCCGTAGAGGCTGGAGAGACGCCTGGACGCGGTGCGGCTCCAGGGGCAGCGCCCGCCCAGCGCGCCCAGGGCCCTCCACCCGCACCGCGGGGAGGACACGCCAGGAGATCGCGGTCCCAGTTCCTGACCGTCCCTCGGCCGGGCCTCGGCCCCGGGCAGAGCCGCACCCGGGACTGGCCGGCCGGGCTGCTCGGGCCGCCTGACGGGTGGAGATGGGGAGGCCGGGCCTCCGCCTGCCCCACGCACCCCTCCGCCTGCCCCACGCACCCCTCCGCCGCCCCACGCACCCCTCCGCCTGCCCCACGCACCCCTCCGCTGCCCCACGCACCCCTCCGCCTGCCCCACGCACCCCTCCGCTGCCCCACGCACCCCTCCGCTGCCCCACGCACCCCTCCGCCTGCCCCACGCACCCCTCCGCTGCCCCTTGCAGAGCAGCTCAGAGGACACGGCCTCCCGCTGCCCAGCATCAGCGGCATCTCCTTCGACCAGGCCCGCGGGGACCTGTCCCAG